From a single Lolium rigidum isolate FL_2022 chromosome 7, APGP_CSIRO_Lrig_0.1, whole genome shotgun sequence genomic region:
- the LOC124676613 gene encoding pathogenesis-related protein 1-like, whose amino-acid sequence MRSACALALAMAVIAMAATTTTMAQNSPEDYVAAHTAARAEVGLGQVWWDQNLADYAQWWANQRRGVCGGHSGVVGYGENIFWGSAGWPWTGVDAVNTWVDEKQYYDYNSNSCWGPYGCGHYTQVVWRESTLIGCARVDCDNNLGVFITCNYYPQGNWNNRRPYLAASSAA is encoded by the coding sequence ATGCGCAGCGCCTGTGCCCTGGCGCTGGCCATGGCGGTGATCGCCatggccgccaccaccaccaccatggctcAGAACTCGCCGGAGGACTACGTCGCCGCCCACACCGCAGCGCGCGCGGAGGTgggcctagggcaggtgtggtgGGACCAGAACCTGGCGGATTACGCGCAGTGGTGGGCGAACCAGCGGCGCGGCGTCTGCGGGGGACACTCTGGTGTGGTCGGCTACGGCGAGAACATCTTCTGGGGCTCCGCCGGCTGGCCGTGGACGGGGGTCGACGCCGTGAACACATGGGTGGACGAGAAGCAGTACTACGACTACAACAGCAACAGCTGCTGGGGCCCGTACGGGTGCGGCCACTACACGCAGGTGGTGTGGCGCGAATCCACGCTCATCGGCTGCGCCCGCGTAGACTGCGACAACAATCTCGGCGTCTTCATCACCTGCAACTACTACCCGCAGGGGAACTGGAACAACCGCCGCCCGTATCTGGCTGCAAGCTCTGCTGCTTAA